The nucleotide sequence ATACATACAGTTGGAatgtctcactgagaactctggaaacagagTTACCTTGACAGGCCATCCTTGCACCGCGACTTTATAGATTTTTGACAATGCCGGGTCATTCTTTGTTTCCCTTTGAATTTCTGTGTTTGTCACCATCAGCTGGTCCACAACGTGGTGTgcaacacttctgctgggtcacagtatgaagactttttcttcttcagttgcctttAGTGGAAAATGCTGTTTGTTATcgttgaactctatgtcataagagtgggcacCTCGGAATAGTGCCCAACATTGTAACCAGGTAGCAGTCATCAGTGTTCTTGTGCTGTTTAACTCTCATAGTTTTGTCCCATAAATGTCAATGCAGTTCATGATATTTCCCGACATTCAAGTTCATACTGGTCGCCAAATTGTCATGTCTGTACACAACAAATATCGatcaaataaaagcacacacgagagatggctttaactggtgtatttaactagtgagagagagagatagagatagatagtgagaaagagagagagagagagagagagagagagagagagagagagcacatgtGCAAACAACAAATCAATACATAGTTCaaagtggtgagggaggggcttCATTGCACTAAAAGAAATTGATTCATACATTACAGAGAGTTCAAAGAAGTtttacgaaaatgattccaggattgaatagcttgtcatatgaagaacatttgacggctctgggcctgtattcattagaattaaGGAGAATGAGGGGTCATCTCATTGAAATTTGTCAAAAGGGTGAAAAGtcttgatagactggatgtggagaggatgttttctctagTGGGAGAGTGTCAGACCAGAGGATGCAGCTTCAGAAtacaggggcatccttttagaatggagatgaggaggaatttcttcagccagggagtggtgaaagtgtggaattctttaccacgatcaactgtggaggccaagacttaatgtatacttaaggcagagattgatgttttcttgattggtcagggtatgaagggaatATGGAGAAAGGGttagagattggggctgaagggGAAATAGCAGTGCAGATTCAATGGGGCAAATGCCTTAATCCTGTTTctgtatcttatggccttataatgGATGTAATGAACAATAAGCttaaaaatattaatatttttCCAATCATCATAAATGGTTTAGCCACTTTTGTTGAAAGGTTTATTTTAAGTTCTGTGTCTTACTTCATTATCCAGTTACAGAGGTAAATTTATGAAAACTACAAACAAACTCTTGAGAAGTGGattatcaaaatgcatttattatcaaaggttgTCAACTTTATACAATCTTGacattctttgaggaggtgaccgggcatacagatgagggtagtgcagtggatgtgatctacatggatttcagtaaggcatttgataatgttccacacggtagacttattcagagagtcagaaggtatgggatccagggtagtttgaccaggtggattcagaatgggctcgcctgcagaaagcagagagtcatggtggagggagtacattcaggttggaggattgtgactagtggtgtcccacaaggatcagttctgggacctctacttttcatgatttttattaacgaactGGATATAGGGGTAGATGAgtgggttggcaaatttgcagacaacacaaaggttggtggttttgtagatagtgtagagtatTGTCGAACATTGCAGGGagagattgataggatgcagaagtgggctgagaagtggcagatggagttcaacccggagaagtgtgaagtggtacactttggaaggacaaactccaaggcagagtacaaagtaaatggcaagatacttggtagtgtggaggagcagagggatctgggagtacatgtccacagatcctggaaagttgcctcacaggtagatagggtagttaagaaagcatatggggtgttaactttctaaagtcgagggatagagtttaagagttgcaaggtaatgatgcagctctataaaactctggttagcccacacttggagtactgtgtccagttttcGTCACCTCACTATAGGCAGGATGTGCAAGCatttgtcatggtctggtccgttaagtctgcattctggttcacagtccagtccattgttccttattccaggttttctggttttcccttgttctgttgggtgctctaattgaggcatctgattctcattttgggctGGCTACATAAATAGCTCCTGGGTTTAACTTCATTGGCTGGACTGTTCTATGCCCTCGTGAACAAGATTGGAGCCCTGCTGTGTCTATATAAGGAACTGTCTATTGTTGTTTGGTACAGTCTCTGTGTCCatacctttgctaggtaggtctggctgtttgctgctaccttgtgttgggaattgtctctctgtgttctgtgtatgagtcctggccctatgccCTGTTCCCTGGGAGGGGTCCTGACACTGTGTAGATCCCTGGCCCAAAGTCCTGCtcctaaggaggggtcctggccctATGTTCcatgtcactgtgttcctgttctctcaagaccaaggctctgtgttcaggtgTCCCAAGATCAAGTCAAAGCTTTGGGTTCTTGTTCTGTGCAGGAATTCTATGTCTAGTCTGGCAGTCAAGCCTTGAAGAACccaagccatgtccagtcctgtagctatGTCATGTCCTTGCCTAGTTCTGGGGTCTGAGTCTGAGTCaaaacccaggttctgggtccttgtccctggcttggagtccaagcccaggctcctagttcccagttctttGTCCTGGTCCTGTTTTCCTAGCCTAAGTCCTAGCccaagtctgtgttcctgtcctatACCTTACTCTAGTCCACTCCAGTTCCTAGTATTTCAgtatctgtgtcttgcatttgggtccattcccattGCCCCACTGTATgacagcattggaaagggtactgaggacatttaccaggatgctgtctggtttagagattatgcattatgatcagagattaagggagctagggctttactctttggagagaaggaggatgagaggagacatgatagaggtatacaagattgtgctgtctttacgacagttatttagtttataatattttcgcttagtaattcattcaatagtattttctagttagaattagaagtgtttaaagtgtattcattgcatgtaaaatatatcggcatgcgatgacgtcacatccggtttcgccgcgtcttgtgggaaaacaccggtttgaaattagcgcgagggtgggggctttccacgaggctcacctgagcacaagcagttttgcaggcatgagaaatcacagtgagagcaacgctgtaagttaatagataatcgatatattgaactaagatattaatgctgatcctgttagaggtaacgacggtagataatgtttatgctttcgttagttaaagagtcgcggatagtttgcatggaagtgtatttaaagtagtcaatggagcaggtaaactctccctgtatactgcaccttagtgtaatgtagttatagtcacctttgcaagtatttacacttgaaatgtgatattaaggaaggaacaaatactgtatcaatcttgtattgttttatcaacagttttcaccatatgttaatgtgaagagtgaacagtaaatggttaatcttactgcgatctggttcttattaactgtggtttatccggacgttaaattcggcgtttcgttacacccgaaggagaacgtgacagtgaaaaagcggcattatcaggtgtttcaagtgctgcaatgtcagctcgatccgggatcaagtcgatggcgcccagcgacaagggcagtagaacgacatcaagtaagtccacacaggcaagagccaaggcagaagccgccaaggtgcgactgcattacgccaaacaagaggcagttttgaaaatgaaactggccaccaaagaagccgaaagggccgccagacaaagagaagaggctgccagagaaaaagaaaaggctgccagagaagccgaaatccagaaagaaagggccgccagagaagccgaaatccagaaagaaagggccgccagagaagccgaaatccagaaggaaaaggccgccagacaaaggaaagcggccgcccgagaagccgaaatccagttggaaatggcaaaaatatcgacagagttgcaagtgctgcagctagaaagagaagaagctgctgccatggcggaagcaaagtacatagaggccgccagacaaaggaaagcggccgcccgagaagccgaaacccagttggaaatggcaaaaatatcgacagagttgcaagtgctgcagctagaaagagaagaagctgctgccatggcggaagcaaagtacatagaagaagctgaagggtcgcgtgatctgaccgcagcaagatctactttagaaaggaccagactggaacgcacaagcgactatgtacaatctcaaatagacaggcaggctcgtctcccctctccatacgtattcgataacttccccagctacgaggaacctcagagagtcacgattgcatcacatccatacgaggaaggaaatttaccctcacggctccgtgatgaagtcaagaatgaaagaaccgacaacgctccttcacccccacaacaggacggcggggagggagaggttcactccaggacaacaattgtcagctcgaactgtacagaagtttgcggtcaaactcagtcaagccgttcttgttccaagatctgcctcactgaggtgtaccctaaagaagcacaacaagacattaccaagcgtaaagtaaccgacgagacgctaggtcagtcagttttcgttcgaaCCGAGcgcggaaacaaacttgcacaatcagctcaagataccatttctttaaaacccaaagacaccaaggtcttcagagatgaagcaaataatggggttgccccattgccaatcagagaaccacgccagcgctcaccagataacaaagagcaggcagtcaaacggttcacgtccttacggaaaacctggaaaaagaaacctgagatacagcaacgcacccgattggcccacgaggtactgtgcaccctaatggcagaggtcacagccattataaacgcacaatcattcctacctgtgtcttctgacccagaaaaccccttcatcctttcgccatcaatgctccttacacagaaggcaggggcacctcctccaccaggagacttttcagacagggatctgtacacaaagcaatggagacaagtccaggctctggcaaatcagttctggccttgctggagacaaaaatatctacctttgttgcaacagagacaaaagtggacagaaccccgcaggaatcttcaagttggaaacttagtcctgctcagggacaagcaagtcgctcgcaacagctggccaacggccagaatcactgctacattccctagcgaggatggacatgtcaggaagatcgaattgaagactaccgaccaaggcgatgtgaaaatttaccaagggccagttacagaagttattctacttctacccaatgactgattaagagactaagttttgtactctgctcattgtgaccttacgaaggtcaagcggggagtgtgctgtctttacgacagttatttagtttataatattttcgcttagtaattcattcaatagtattttctagttagaattagaagtgtttaaagtgtattcattgcatgtaaaatatatcggcatgcgatgacgtcacatccggtttcgccgcgtcttgtgggaaaacaccggtttgaaattagcgcgagggtgggggctttccacgaggctcacctgagcacaagcagttttgcaggcatgagaaatcacagtgagagcaacgctgtaagttaatagataatcgatatattgaactaagatattaatgctgatcctgttagaggtaacgacggtagataatgtttatgctttcgttagttaaagagtcgcggatagtttgcatggaagtgtatttaaagtagtcaatggagcaggtaaactctccctgtatactgcaccttagtgtaatgtagttatagtcacctttgcaagtatttacacttgaaatgtgatattaaggaaggaacaaatactgtatcaatcttgtattgttttatcaacagttttcacca is from Hypanus sabinus isolate sHypSab1 chromosome 5, sHypSab1.hap1, whole genome shotgun sequence and encodes:
- the LOC132393764 gene encoding uncharacterized protein LOC132393764 codes for the protein MAKISTELQVLQLEREEAAAMAEAKYIEEAEGSRDLTAARSTLERTRLERTSDYVQSQIDRQARLPSPYVFDNFPSYEEPQRVTIASHPYEEGNLPSRLRDEVKNERTDNAPSPPQQDGGEGEVHSRTTIVSSNCTEVCGQTQSSRSCSKICLTEVYPKEAQQDITKRKVTDETLGQSVFVRTERGNKLAQSAQDTISLKPKDTKVFRDEANNGVAPLPIREPRQRSPDNKEQAVKRFTSLRKTWKKKPEIQQRTRLAHEVLCTLMAEVTAIINAQSFLPVSSDPENPFILSPSMLLTQKAGAPPPPGDFSDRDLYTKQWRQVQALANQFWPCWRQKYLPLLQQRQKWTEPRRNLQVGNLVLLRDKQVARNSWPTARITATFPSEDGHVRKIELKTTDQGDVKIYQGPVTEVILLLPND